In Thermofilaceae archaeon, a genomic segment contains:
- a CDS encoding nucleotidyl transferase AbiEii/AbiGii toxin family protein, with translation MLRSIVEREAAKGVEPTRVLRELLHKLVIYALAQLGLYERYTLQGGAALRLFYGSPRFSLDLDFTLSGPINDSLSHAGRLGRVLSRVLAPDGIGVSVSSQRLDEAGGFHRYFLTFGAEGLVGRRIRVKVEVLSRSYHTPFFEVRALTVEYPVQTAVGIRVKKAGCILADKVCSLAGAWRRGFVRWRDIFDVYWLVKHYGAQLDESYLKEEFGTYLERPHDLIELTAHLKAGGGLLEAAERELSRLLNPSLLQRELLERYLEAAIAVLEEAVRVVV, from the coding sequence ATGCTGAGATCAATCGTTGAGCGCGAGGCGGCGAAGGGTGTGGAGCCGACCAGGGTACTTAGAGAGCTGCTTCATAAGCTCGTGATCTATGCGCTCGCTCAGCTCGGGCTTTACGAGCGCTACACGCTGCAGGGTGGGGCCGCCCTCAGGCTGTTTTACGGGTCGCCCAGGTTTTCGCTCGATCTGGATTTCACCCTGTCGGGTCCCATCAACGACTCCCTCTCGCACGCCGGAAGACTGGGAAGGGTGCTGTCGCGAGTCCTAGCGCCCGATGGTATCGGTGTCTCAGTCTCGAGTCAACGCCTTGACGAGGCAGGGGGCTTTCACAGGTACTTTCTTACCTTCGGGGCTGAGGGGCTCGTGGGAAGGAGGATCAGGGTTAAAGTGGAGGTGCTCAGCAGGAGTTATCATACCCCCTTCTTCGAAGTTCGGGCGCTAACGGTCGAGTACCCGGTTCAAACAGCCGTCGGGATCAGAGTGAAGAAAGCGGGTTGCATTCTGGCAGACAAGGTCTGCTCACTCGCTGGGGCTTGGCGTAGAGGCTTCGTCAGGTGGAGGGACATCTTTGACGTGTACTGGCTTGTGAAACACTACGGCGCCCAGCTTGACGAAAGCTATCTTAAGGAAGAGTTCGGCACCTACCTGGAGCGCCCCCACGACCTAATCGAGCTAACAGCGCACTTGAAGGCTGGAGGTGGGCTACTGGAGGCTGCGGAGAGGGAGCTCTCTAGACTGCTCAACCCTTCGCTGCTTCAGCGCGAGCTGCTTGAGCGCTACCTAGAAGCGGCGATCGCGGTCTTAGAGGAGGCGGTCAGAGTGGTTGTATGA